TACAAGAAAATGAAGAGCAAAGGGCTAGAGATTGTTTTTGTCAGCTCTGACAGGGATGAAGACAGTTTCAATGGGTACTATGAAACAATGCCATGGCTCGCTGTATCATTCGCCGACAGAGGCAGGAAGGTAAGGGATGGACCCAGATGAGTTGTCATGACAACGGTGTTAGTTAAATACCACCACCAATGGCAATCTGTTCCGAACACTACTGCATAATATTAAGGTAACTGTAGTCTGTAAATACCACcgcaacaactactactgctgccatCACCAccgctactaccactactactactactgctgctgccactactactactactactacaattgTAACAAGtgaatactactactactgctactatttcCTTTCCCACACTGGTTTTTATGGTTTGATACCACCACTAATAGCAATCTGTACCAAACACTactgaataatatattttactgtagtctgttgttactactactactactactactactattacatTTGTAACATGAGAATACCTCTACTACTACtgcgactactactactactactactactactactactactactgtttcTACTACTATTTCCCTTGCTACACTGTTTTTGTCGTCAGATCACCCGATAATATGATGCAGATAACTAAATGTATTTACATTCCTTTGCAGCAACAATTGTGCGATAAGTTTGGCGTTACTGGAATTCCCACCTTGGTCTTGCTGGACGGCAAAACAGGGGAAATGATCACTAAAGACGGTCGGGGTGTTGTCCAGACTGACCCGAATGGTGATAAATTCCCATGGAAGTAATATGTTTGTGGCAAAACAATTATTAGTTGATCAGCTATCTGAAACATAACTGCTGGTTGTCAACCATGGACGGAAAAAATATCACTATCAATCGTCTATCCCTGTCTCACTTACCCTCTGTCTTGCCCGTTTCCTTGAATGTCAAATAGTCTTTTCAGGGAGGTTCACATTGTCCACATAGCTTAGTTGATGGACAGCTTTTAAaagagtatatttatatatatgttattaCTCATTTTACATTGTTACCTTTATAGGAATTTGATGGCATGATACTTTCAtgcatgatatatataattgtaATTATTTCGGTGAACGttgtattttatattgtctGCACACGTCTTGATACTCATTCTCGGAACATATGCATGAATATGTTAACAACTTAAATAAAGTTTGAAGTATTCTGGTTAATATTGTGActtaatattttgacaatgatacgagagagagagagagagagagagagagagagagagagagagagagagagagagagagagagagagagagagagagagagagagagagagagagagagagagagagagagagagagagagagagagatccgTTTCTGCGTAATTGACGTCATCATGCCTCCACAAGAACGGGCATCGGGGCAGTTAGCAAGCTGCAGATGCTAAGAGAGAGTCCTGTGATCAGAATGGCTCTGTTGAACCAATTTAATAATGAAGTTTTCAATTGAAATTTCAGGTCAGCGCCAGTTTAGGTTACGGGTACCGTACCACTTGTGACTCGATAAAACACGAAAGAACTCTTTGTTATAGGTTTTTTTCGTACTTACACAGAACACGCTCTCATCCGCGCCACAAGGCGGAAACACCAGGGAAGGGCTAGGGGAAGGGAGATAACACGGCCATACAAACCTGCATTGGCGTGATAGTCTTTTTCGTTTATTTTTCCTTCTTTTACTTTTCGTCTGAAAGTAGTTGTGGAAGGTACGTAGACTGTGGTCGAGGCAACCGTGACAATGTTCAACAGGTCTCAGTTAAATGCAAAGCAGAAACAGATCATGCTTTAAGGTCTCTTAGCAGGCTAATTGTTGAGCGAATCATCCAGCTTGCCGGACCATACCTCAAAGGGATGACCAACATTTGCAAGCAAAACTGTTAATTCACGCGTAGTGCTGGGTTAACGAGAATACTCCTGTTGCCTCTTGATATAAGAATTCACCAACAGTGCTTACAGGATGTGGCCAATCATTGTTATCCATGTATTCAGGGTATGGCCATCAAAATGTGGCACAACAACCCTGTCTAGGATGTCAGTGTCGTTCCATTATCGATGCAGATTAGTCTGGACGTCACAAGGTTGGTTTACAGTTAGACGAGGTCAACCCAACAGCCCAATGAACCCTCACCAAACCGTACATGCTCCAAGACATTCCGTTGGGATATCTAGTGTTTTCGCAGCGCCAAACACGAACTTTGCCATAAGGGGAAAATCGACTTGTGCTCCATTCCACATGACCTAAATCTATAGTGACAAACTTTACTGCACTTCACAGTTAAGTTTAACTTAAACATTGTTCTTCTTTAATAAGGGACCGACCGCACAAAGATCATACGACTAAACTGACTGGTACCCCAACCTGTGACAAGTACAGGCAATGCTATATTCTTTCTCTTTAAAAACTTCTTCCAAATATTCTGTTGCCAAATCGAAAGTTGAATAGTATTCGACAGAGGCCGTGTCTATGGCATGTATACATAAGCGAGtaccattttcataatcataagaaataCGTTTACTCTGCTGCACT
The nucleotide sequence above comes from Haliotis asinina isolate JCU_RB_2024 chromosome 5, JCU_Hal_asi_v2, whole genome shotgun sequence. Encoded proteins:
- the LOC137283715 gene encoding nucleoredoxin-like; translation: MSGGFFEELLGQSVVDKDKKNVPTSSFTGDGQVVGIYFSAHWCPPCRGFTPALAEFYKKMKSKGLEIVFVSSDRDEDSFNGYYETMPWLAVSFADRGRKQQLCDKFGVTGIPTLVLLDGKTGEMITKDGRGVVQTDPNGDKFPWK